The genomic window tgaaattGCATTTTTGAtcaaatgtatgaatgaataaataaagtccaaatAATGTGGCATAATAAtgtgtttcatatttttgtttGACTCAGCAAAAGAAAAGTGTGATGCAGGATGTTGACGTGTTTTCAGGTTATATTTTGCCTATTAAATCCATCAATCCATGCGGCACATTCGTTAAATTGATAATTGCTGTGAGGAGGTTGACTCTTTTTTATAACGTCTATAGACTCTGTTTACATTTACCAGAGCCTCAACCCCTTGCTGGAACACAATATTCATAACAGCGCCAATTTCATAAGCCAGACTCTAAAATCCTGTTCAGCGCTAGATGGAGTTGTAGGGCCGACCCCACAAAAGCTCCTAATGACAATTAAAGGACAAGAAGAGATACTTTGGgcaaaatagcatctgaacatcACAACGTAATAAACTAGAGACAGCATTAATGTTGACCATTAATGAATAAGTTGCGGGTCCAGGAACCTGGTAGGTTTAAGGCGACTGATGATCATCTACAAAAAAGGGACATGGATTTAGCAACTGCTCGGAGTCTTTGGCACTGGTATGTTGTCACTCTGTGAGACCAGTTGAGGAGCATACTGGTCATAAGTCGTAATTGAAGAGCACTTAACAGTAGCAGCATATGACTATCAGAGCttctgttgtttgttattgcaTGCTTCTAAAGGCGTTTACCCAGAAACCCCAAAATTAAACTCTACCATCAATGTCAGCCAGCGGAAAGAGTTGTGGTGTCTGCACGCCGTCCAACCAGCAATGCTTCCTATAAACAGGCTGGAGCTATACCACcatcagaaaacacacacacacacacacacacacacacacacacacacacacacacacacacacacacacacacacacacacacacacacacacacacacacacacacacacacacacacacacacacacacacacacacacacacacacacacacacacacacacacacacacacacgtatgaacaAAAAGTGaagtgcatgcacacagacgaATAAGAACAGAAAAAATATTGAGTTCTTACCCAAACTCAGTTGAACCACATAGAAGAAGAGATACAACTAACCATGGACAAAGGGTTCCTGTGAATTTACAAATGCCTTAATTTATTTTAAGAATGTATGACACTTAGGATCCATGGTTTACTGCAATGTGTCAGCCAGTTCAGGAGCCACTTATTTATCCCAGGTTTTCACCTTGCCAAAAGTTAGGTTTGATTCCCTATGATGCCGCCAAATGCTATTAATACATGAAAACATGGTTTGTCAGATGGTTGGGGATGAAAAAATGAATTCAATTAATACTAAAACAAGATTTCTGTATCATTGGTTATTAAGAAAACTTAATGCTAGAAAAAATATTGTTGAATAATTACCAAACAAAAATGGTAACATGTTTTCTgccatatttttatttatatttgtattgtaatgtaaaataaaagaagctttctctctcttgtttgATGCCAACTGAAATTTCTGtgtgtgcaaaaaaaaagaagtttaaTCTAATATGGAAATGTAACGACACTCAGGTCGTATCACCTCGCCTGATACGCATATAGAAATAACCGCAACATTTTCCACAAGGCCAACCAATCACAAGTCAGTTTTAATCCTTCCGCCTTCAGTCAAATTGGTGTGATGAAAGTATCAAATGTCTTCACTCCTCCACAGATCATCATGATGAGCTGGACGTATGTCTTTCTTTCCGTCATCTTGGGTAAAATATTTACGTTAAAATTTCTATTTCAATAATGCATGAGTTGTATATGATGTCCTGTGTAATGATTGTTAGGTACTTAGTCtttttaaatcacatttatataTCATCATATGTTCCTCCATGTTGCTGCACATTTGATCTTAATACTAATTGAAAGTATTTTTCGTTCAGGTGCTGTTGTGTCCTGTCAGGACGTACTCTCTAACCCAGTAGTGGAGCTGACCGTGAGACCAGGACAAAACGTTACTCTATACTGTGACTGTAAACTCACAACTAATGTAAATATTGTTTGGTACAGGAACTGTTCTCATGAAAATCAGCCAACACTATCTCTGAATTGGAAGGACAGATATCAAGGCATTTTTTATTATGGCGAGGATGGAGAAAATTTCTTCCATTTAAATATGATGTGGAACGATTCGTCAAACTCATACGACTTACTGATTAAGAACATTACTGATTCTCACCTTGGTCTCTTCTACTGTGGAACTGAAGAACTGAACGGGGAAAAAGGAAACAAGAAAGAATATATCTACACATATGGTAAAATAATCACAAGGATTTTGTTTGGTAAGTTGACTATTTTTGTTGTCAAATTCATTAATATGAATTCAATATATTATCATATGTCGGGATCTTATGCAAATGTGTTCCAAGTCAAGCACTTTTTAAAGATGGGCAGGATGTGCTTATTGGAGGCACTAGTGCCGCTACCATCTCCACCATTACAATTACATTTACAATCCCTACGATCGTCCTGCACTTTTAAGATAAAGGTCAGAACAATTGTAGAGGCTAGAGAGTGTATTGATTCATTATTGTattgtttaattaattaaaatgttcCTCTATTATATCcaatattaaaatgtattaattcATGAAAACATCAAAATAAAGAAGCCAGCATTCCTCAACCAAAGCTTTCGGCCCTTTCCCACGAGGCGACTTACACACGATAATGAGTTCAccgacggggagaggggggagcgaCCAGGGCTGAGGTCGGCTCTGATGGTTGTTTAGTGTGCGGGCTCTAGAGACACCTAAATGTACTGCCCCCCTTAGGGGTAGGAGGGCAAAGTCTTTTCAAACCAGTTTAGTATTATCGGGCCAGACTGTGTCGTGTAGAGGGGACCGAGACTGAAATCGGTGATGACGGTGGGAACAGACAACGGGAGGAAACAAATGACCCGATAGCGTAGACCACCACTGATTGTCAAGACCGGTCGTATAGTGTGTACTGCCAAAGTCCTTCCCATCTTTAATAGTCACCTAGTGGGCAGGAGCATTCAGGAGTTATATCCTGAACAATGGTCGAACAAACTTAACTTCTATGAGCCAAGATTGTAAAAAGGTAAGAGCACCGCTGAATTTGAACAACATTATGTGTCCTTAGATATCCCATTAGATGCCGGTGCTGGAGACCCTGCTGCTCCAGGCTGTGGGCAGTGCTGGATGCTGCTGGTCATCCTGTgtccctcctctgctctcctctctttgtTCCTCTACTTCCTCTGCAGTCACATGGGTAGAACATCATGTGCTTTTATCCACTGGAGGTCTTTCTGCACTTCATTTGATTGCGTTGTCTCTTTTATTCTAACTCAATTTCTGTTTCAGTTCGTGCCGGAAGACATCCTGGCATCTCTCAGGAAACCAGACCTTTAACACTGCAAGATGAGGTATATGATAGTACACCACTTACATTAAATGATGTTAACACCCTGTTCTATTAAGAAGTGTTCTCAGTCGTTGTACTGTCCTAATGTCacgttgtgtctgtctctcacacgcAGGATGAAAACTACAGCCGTGTGTTTTATGCTGTGTTGGAAACTCCACAGCACAAAGGATCTCACAGCTTCTTAGCCCGCAGTACGAGTGGGCTTTGAGAGGCGTATTGGTTATGCACTGGAAAAAGCCTTCTGttgaaccaattaaaaaaaacaagggtaatggttcacatctatattacataacttgagccaatgacaaatatatagcttgcctcaaacaatatttcctatgttcataaaaacaaaataatacaacttggcaccaagtataattctattctttgaatgaagttaatacatttaaatcgtatgttaaatcctaaacaagaaaatattgattcactccaacaattgtttctcatttaagaaatatctatcagaaataagttgttttatccaatcaaaaagattacaatttaatcaaacaattgtttctcatttaaacatgaacatttttaaacataacatatTTTTGTATACATCATCATCAACTCGCCGCTTCATGGCCTTGGGGCGCTTCTGTCTGGATTCGAAATCACATCGCGAcatcagtcagggttaggtgcttTGTCAAAGACACCTCGATACTCTGTTTGGtgaagccggggatcgaaccaacaaccttcctccctccagacacagacagactgtcctagctcacagaaccagtgagtcatcgtcactctggtcaaggccagtgctttcacctcaaaaagtcgccaaGAGTCACCAATAGCAGCTGAAAAAGAAGCTAGATTTgtcgctgttttgaaaaaaagtcgccaaaggggtctgaaaagtagctaaatatagcgacaaaatcgctaagttggcaacactgcGGTTTGGTCCAGTAGTCGTAAGCGTCTTTGTATTTAATGCGCATGCGCAGGCTTGTACGTAACcttgaaattgtacatttgtctgaataaatatttctaaattgagctcctaatcaaatataacagtgttttagtaagaaaacaaaaaaaaaatatttggattgaatgacaaaattattaatcagttgaatacacaaccttaaaattttacatttgtcaaaattgatatttcttaattgagctcccaattaaaaatatctatatttcacagtattttgaaataaaaaaaagttattttaaaaataaaacaaaaaatgtttatttgaattgaattacaaaataataatcagatgAAGTACGGCTTAAAACCCTTTTTCCAGTGTGGTTCCTCCCACCACAACACATACAgcccactctcacactcacgTCACACCCGCATAAAAACAGAaagtcacacaaacaaacacacacgcatgcacgcacacacatctttgTATATATTGAAATGACCTTGTGGTTCTTATCATTTTGATACCTTATTGAGTGAACAGTATTATTGCAATCAATGCACagcatgtatttgtatttcattgtaTACCTAGAGTAACCAGTCTTGTACTTTTATTTGTGAAATAATTGAAGTCCAAAGGGTATtaattttcagttttttttaaagctctccTTCTTAATAAGAGTCAGTAAAAATAATGGGTTGTTCTTTGAGAGGTACATTACAGATTCGGAATATATATGAATACTGTATGTTCATAAATGAGTGAATAAAACCCTAAGAAGGAAAACATACCCGtttgacaatttattaaaaCTTCTCAATCAAGATCATGTTGCTCTGACTACAACATGAGACCAGAGGTTTGCGTTGATCAGCTACAGGATGCTATCGTGGTTTTCCTGTTCGATTATCCTCAGTTTATTGTTAGCGTGTTCAATCCTTTTTTCATTGAGGTGTGGGCTGGCCGACAACAACCATTGGGTGGTTGGTCGGAGCTCCGCCTTCCTCACATCCTCTTAGTATTGATGTCTGAGTAGGTGCAGAGTTCTGAGGGTTGGACTCGCAAAATTTTAGGTAGAGGGATATCCAGTGTCGTGGAACACAGGCCATCTTCATCCTGAAAGAGGCAGTTTGACATTACTCCGTCTGCCTCGGTTCCACAATAAAGAAACACAACGATTCTATTTCAACAACGTCAAGCGATGATGATGTGTATGTTTGCAATTGATTTATTGTTTTCTGTGCTCTAAACTAtctccatctttgaaatgcaactccaAGATGAACACGTGTTCTGGCAGGGCTCTGGTCAGTGAGCTTTTTTGAAAATAGATCAAGGCTTTCTGGGTCGGGCAGAATCTAAGACAGTTGATATTAGTTGTTGTTTAGCTTGTTCCCATGGTTGCACCTCAGCTGCCGATGGTCCTGGGACCCGGGCCGGATGGAGGCGCTCAAAGTCCCTGATAAGGGCTGGACCGTGTTATCGTCCGGACCGAAATGCTCGTCATGGAGAACATGGTAACAGAGTGTGATTAACTCTAACGTGCCTCGGGTTGCGAgtggtgcttgtgtttgtgggtttgtcTTGTTTTCCTGTTTCTTCCCCACAGGCATCTTTGGTTCCTGATTGGACCCAGGAAGTGTTGAAGCCACAATCCAGGAAGGTTATTCCTCTCTTTCGCTACATGGGCTTAATACACAGGCTGGTAGTCGGACTGGACACAGGGATGGCATGAGAGCCAGAACATTAGAATACGATCACCAGAATAACTCAATAAGGCTACGGGTCAAGCACGAATACTTACTCGTTATTTCTATATTACGAAAAAATATGGATTTCTATCAAAAGAAAATGGTGGGTGTCTTTTCAGTCTGCCTACTTCAAGATGGACGAACAACCACACCCAAAGGCCAGAGGTGTCATAACACTAACTCTCTCTGCGGATAGCCTGAAGCCACAAatctcttcctcttctgtgCTTCGCTCTTTGGGAAAGTAAGGAAAATcaatcttcttctttttcttcttttttacaTGATTTGAGGCACAATCCTTAAGGCATGGTGCCACTAGATTTCACAAAATACCACTTTCCAAGTTTGGGCACTTTTTTGACCAAGAAGGGGCGATGATGTTCTGACAATGTTGTTCTGATGTTCTGACGTTCTTACAAACCCCACACAGCATCAGGccctgagtgtgtctgtgaggcTGTTGTAAAACTGCATCTTACCACTAGAGGTCAGGATGT from Gadus macrocephalus chromosome 4, ASM3116895v1 includes these protein-coding regions:
- the LOC132455876 gene encoding uncharacterized protein LOC132455876 isoform X3, which produces MMSWTYVFLSVILGAVVSCQDVLSNPVVELTVRPGQNVTLYCDCKLTTNVNIVWYRNCSHENQPTLSLNWKDRYQGIFYYGEDGENFFHLNMMWNDSSNSYDLLIKNITDSHLGLFYCGTEELNGEKGNKKEYIYTYGKIITRILFDIPLDAGAGDPAAPGCGQCWMLLVILCPSSALLSLFLYFLCSHMVRAGRHPGISQETRPLTLQDEDENYSRVFYAVLETPQHKGSHSFLARSTSGL
- the LOC132455876 gene encoding uncharacterized protein LOC132455876 isoform X1, with protein sequence MMSWTYVFLSVILGAVVSCQDVLSNPVVELTVRPGQNVTLYCDCKLTTNVNIVWYRNCSHENQPTLSLNWKDRYQGIFYYGEDGENFFHLNMMWNDSSNSYDLLIKNITDSHLGLFYCGTEELNGEKGNKKEYIYTYGKIITRILFDIPLDAGAEDPAAPDCGHCWVLLVILCPSSALLLSLLSSLVVYLRCRRKDEDLHVAQTSPSSRDVTSIRNQDEVGLCYATLDIPLRSQRPKKKIVQPSEFSTYSSVNTKRM